In Stieleria varia, one genomic interval encodes:
- a CDS encoding response regulator transcription factor, translating to MSIQSKFISVISSNDYWVAKVNQAAASLDMIVQSFPSVTAYLSSVTDQRNCVCVFLDYDANIQDWQTFEFALSQRETCVPRALVVSDNATMASAEAIKHLANLVATQSMERGEIVDLIRQAEHVKKVIEHHADVRRCHERLGSLNEREREIVDLVVDGAPNKQIATKLSLSVKTIERDRQSAYKKLDVRSTAEMTRAVILGDLHDVVFDTPQTAKQ from the coding sequence ATGTCGATTCAATCAAAGTTCATCAGTGTGATCAGCAGCAACGATTACTGGGTTGCGAAGGTAAACCAAGCAGCCGCATCGCTTGACATGATCGTGCAGTCGTTCCCAAGCGTGACGGCTTATCTGTCCAGCGTTACCGATCAACGCAACTGTGTCTGTGTGTTCCTGGACTATGATGCGAACATCCAAGACTGGCAGACATTCGAGTTTGCTTTGTCCCAACGTGAGACTTGCGTTCCTCGTGCATTGGTGGTGAGTGATAATGCAACCATGGCGTCGGCCGAGGCGATCAAGCATCTGGCGAACCTGGTCGCCACACAGTCGATGGAACGTGGTGAAATCGTCGACCTGATCCGTCAGGCCGAACACGTCAAGAAAGTTATTGAGCACCACGCGGATGTGCGTCGATGCCACGAACGACTGGGCAGCCTGAACGAGCGGGAACGCGAAATCGTCGACTTGGTGGTCGACGGCGCACCCAACAAACAGATTGCGACGAAACTGAGTTTGTCCGTCAAAACCATCGAACGCGATCGTCAGTCGGCCTACAAGAAACTGGATGTTCGCAGCACAGCAGAGATGACCCGCGCGGTCATCTTGGGCGATTTGCATGATGTGGTGTTCGATACGCCGCAGACTGCAAAACAATAG
- a CDS encoding LuxR C-terminal-related transcriptional regulator codes for MIQSTFDGFPSVVAARPIAVVLKSDRLSLATLPDALPFQLVEVDTWEEAIDRLSRFRAGCCLVDFDTHRDDVIGEIARISSSGIRLSIVACCTNMSPADIRQAIRAGCFELTGFPLDHEALSLSVQRAIEHDTNGIDSPCEVRSRLSTLTPREREIMNMFLEGANTKGIAKRLSVTKQTIDKHRKSACEKMQAPNFIRVACQLYRA; via the coding sequence TTGATTCAGTCTACTTTCGACGGTTTTCCGTCCGTGGTCGCTGCGCGGCCCATCGCAGTCGTTCTCAAAAGCGATCGACTCAGCTTGGCGACACTGCCAGATGCACTTCCCTTTCAACTCGTGGAAGTCGACACGTGGGAGGAAGCCATCGATCGACTCAGTCGTTTTCGTGCCGGTTGTTGTCTGGTTGATTTTGACACCCATCGTGACGACGTGATCGGCGAGATCGCACGGATCTCGTCATCAGGCATTCGCCTCTCTATCGTTGCATGCTGCACCAACATGTCACCTGCGGATATCCGGCAAGCCATCCGAGCAGGCTGCTTTGAACTCACGGGGTTTCCGTTGGACCACGAAGCGCTCTCGCTATCCGTCCAACGTGCCATCGAACATGACACCAACGGTATCGACTCGCCGTGCGAGGTACGCAGCCGACTCTCAACGCTCACCCCGCGTGAACGCGAGATCATGAACATGTTTCTGGAAGGCGCGAACACAAAAGGGATCGCGAAGCGACTTTCGGTGACGAAGCAAACCATCGACAAGCATCGCAAGAGCGCATGTGAAAAGATGCAAGCTCCCAATTTCATCCGTGTCGCTTGCCAGCTCTATCGCGCGTAA
- a CDS encoding serine/threonine-protein kinase — protein sequence MASAPETHEFLDPPKNPGDLGTLGKYRVIDQLGKGGMGYVFRAEDSRLKRTVALKVMNRRIAATPGSRKRFISEARAMAAVHHDNVATIFEVGEHNGTPFMAMEMLRGGTLETIKKGSALPTYEELIGYARDMTRGLAAAHANGIVHRDIKPANIWMEEGTKRIKILDFGLALAHTPVDQLSGRGAVIGTPGYLSPEQARSEPVDDRSDLYSLGVVLYELATGKLPLQSKTVAEQLIAILAHRPRPVRDLNPDIPQPLADLIERLLEKEPRDRYPSAAILETELEKVAVECESKSEVAQAINKLQLGLEQVVNKKESGGSLDAGKLDLDAVSTASQPDPFAAMPDPFAALPDVFATAPVAGGSGVTPGAPLAQGTTAAMPSGSTSGIHPAVKPGSVAASGAHPVRPTNPSSKSATTQGVSLLKKFLPLIVIAVLALVLIPILIYVFTVGGEKENRIITQDGSPAAVSNTASQPTRQPNPPNPTPNATPKSQPPADSQPRDRNPRRDGNKNSPPPAIEITVPSIDSVIAPGAITLIDPSIQNGSFEQNRPGNRGDGTGSVPGWNAIIRGEDAGWQEVGREGASEGKAAAYVGADTAIELFSDSLKRNVAVGDQLRLTYDVGGIGKGSSHYVVILGFRGGGSHRYRLDEFDDSTDVSQGLRTRGHFYTVTEKEAGKTPFVRFILSNKGKPRERAFLDNIQLTAQSAEDASVASASTPAPSTIAANSQTPPMESETLPTQRPDQPDPTNNPPSDAPTSNVNTRSVTMKTSDEGGADATVKKGASVKNPLGESNHLVVQSRNSVELQHIYLRFNLDPLRGGSDTSENFAQANRRQGNKKEADEVPLASASLLMEFNMPQRPVGATLRVFGFDDPRSDIWPEDRLVWTNSLSNEGLEALTPLAEITVGSSDSNVLLIQSQPLTDFLSKSKNRTITLIVTGELGNAAVSFASRENSDTQPPTLTADVIE from the coding sequence ATGGCGTCCGCTCCTGAAACACACGAGTTCCTGGATCCTCCTAAAAATCCTGGTGACCTGGGGACGCTGGGAAAGTACCGCGTCATCGACCAGCTCGGCAAAGGAGGAATGGGGTATGTCTTTCGCGCCGAAGACTCTCGGCTGAAGCGGACCGTGGCGTTGAAGGTGATGAATCGACGGATCGCCGCAACGCCGGGGAGCCGCAAACGGTTCATCAGCGAGGCCCGTGCGATGGCCGCGGTCCACCACGATAACGTGGCGACGATCTTTGAAGTCGGGGAGCATAACGGCACGCCCTTCATGGCGATGGAAATGCTCCGCGGCGGCACACTGGAAACGATCAAGAAAGGATCGGCGTTGCCGACCTACGAAGAATTGATCGGCTACGCCCGCGACATGACGCGTGGCTTGGCCGCTGCACATGCCAACGGAATCGTCCATCGCGACATCAAGCCCGCCAACATCTGGATGGAAGAAGGCACCAAGCGGATAAAGATCCTGGACTTCGGCCTCGCCCTGGCTCACACACCCGTGGATCAACTCTCTGGTCGCGGTGCAGTGATCGGAACACCAGGCTACCTGTCGCCAGAGCAAGCCAGGAGCGAACCGGTCGACGACCGCAGCGATTTGTACAGTTTGGGCGTGGTGCTGTACGAGTTGGCCACGGGGAAGTTGCCTCTGCAGTCAAAAACCGTTGCCGAACAATTGATCGCGATCCTGGCTCATCGCCCAAGACCCGTTCGCGATTTGAATCCAGACATCCCGCAACCCTTGGCCGATCTGATCGAGCGACTGCTCGAAAAAGAACCTCGCGACCGCTACCCTTCCGCAGCGATCCTGGAAACGGAATTGGAGAAGGTCGCGGTGGAATGCGAGTCCAAATCCGAAGTCGCTCAAGCGATCAACAAACTGCAACTGGGACTTGAGCAAGTCGTCAACAAGAAAGAATCCGGTGGTTCGCTGGATGCTGGAAAGCTGGATCTGGATGCAGTCTCAACGGCGTCGCAACCCGATCCGTTTGCGGCCATGCCCGATCCGTTCGCTGCCTTGCCCGATGTGTTCGCGACAGCACCTGTCGCCGGCGGCAGCGGAGTGACCCCGGGGGCCCCTTTGGCCCAAGGGACGACTGCAGCCATGCCGAGCGGTTCGACATCCGGCATCCATCCCGCTGTGAAGCCTGGATCAGTCGCCGCGTCCGGTGCTCACCCGGTTCGTCCCACCAACCCATCATCAAAGTCCGCGACAACGCAAGGCGTTTCGTTGCTGAAGAAGTTCTTGCCTCTGATTGTGATCGCTGTCTTGGCGTTGGTCCTGATTCCTATCTTGATCTACGTTTTCACTGTAGGCGGTGAAAAAGAAAACCGGATCATCACTCAGGACGGCAGCCCCGCCGCGGTCTCGAACACGGCGAGCCAACCGACACGCCAACCAAACCCACCCAATCCGACTCCCAACGCAACGCCTAAATCACAACCACCGGCTGATTCGCAACCACGTGATCGAAATCCACGTCGAGACGGCAACAAGAATTCTCCTCCACCCGCTATCGAGATCACCGTTCCGAGTATCGACAGCGTGATCGCGCCCGGTGCGATCACCCTCATCGATCCGTCAATCCAAAACGGCTCTTTTGAACAAAACCGCCCCGGAAATCGAGGCGACGGAACCGGCTCCGTTCCCGGTTGGAACGCGATCATTCGCGGCGAGGATGCTGGGTGGCAAGAGGTTGGCAGGGAAGGAGCAAGTGAAGGAAAGGCCGCCGCGTACGTGGGCGCCGACACGGCGATCGAACTTTTCAGCGATTCGCTCAAGCGAAATGTTGCCGTCGGTGATCAGTTGCGATTGACGTACGACGTCGGAGGAATCGGCAAAGGAAGCAGTCACTACGTGGTGATCTTGGGTTTTCGCGGCGGAGGCAGCCATCGATATCGATTGGATGAATTTGACGATTCGACGGACGTATCGCAGGGGCTCCGAACAAGAGGGCACTTCTACACCGTCACCGAGAAAGAAGCCGGCAAGACACCGTTTGTCAGGTTCATCCTTTCCAATAAAGGCAAACCACGTGAGCGAGCGTTCCTGGACAACATCCAGCTCACCGCGCAGTCGGCAGAGGACGCCAGCGTCGCGTCCGCGTCGACACCTGCCCCGTCAACCATCGCGGCAAATTCGCAGACGCCGCCAATGGAATCAGAGACGCTACCGACTCAGCGCCCCGATCAGCCTGATCCGACGAATAACCCACCGTCCGATGCTCCAACCTCCAACGTGAACACTCGAAGCGTGACGATGAAAACATCGGACGAGGGCGGAGCGGACGCGACCGTCAAGAAAGGCGCGAGCGTAAAGAACCCGCTGGGCGAAAGCAATCACTTGGTCGTGCAATCACGCAACTCCGTCGAACTGCAACACATCTACTTGCGATTTAACCTCGATCCCTTGCGAGGCGGCAGTGATACCTCAGAGAATTTCGCCCAAGCCAACCGACGTCAGGGCAACAAGAAAGAAGCCGATGAGGTTCCACTGGCATCGGCGTCATTGCTGATGGAATTCAACATGCCCCAACGCCCCGTTGGCGCTACACTTCGCGTGTTCGGTTTCGACGATCCACGCAGTGACATCTGGCCCGAAGATCGTTTGGTGTGGACCAATTCGCTGTCCAACGAAGGCCTCGAAGCACTCACGCCACTGGCTGAAATCACCGTGGGATCATCCGACAGCAACGTGCTCTTGATCCAATCTCAACCATTGACGGATTTCTTATCCAAATCAAAGAACCGAACGATCACGCTGATCGTCACAGGGGAACTTGGCAACGCCGCCGTTTCCTTTGCCAGCCGAGAGAACAGCGACACTCAGCCGCCCACACTGACCGCCGACGTGATCGAGTAA
- a CDS encoding adenylate/guanylate cyclase domain-containing protein, producing the protein MPDLIAQGPSPQDRWRREIPSPTSRVPVVIGRSGADWEVPWDSQISRQHIRIIPQPSDRLEVVCLPTARNPVFHGGSATRRFTLVPGDHFVIGQTTFTLANRPGASEMRHVGEMTEHAFDHAALQRRHFRDASTRIDMLSRLPDLITSSGSDQELLVRVTSVLLQATPAASAVAIVCCPEAGSWGGQRSGHSTGGQPVREPGGAIEVLHYDSRVVTNQSTPVSGKLVRDAIKKRESVLNIWASGKGAPDGFTASEDVDWAFCVPLRTEACPGWALYVTGQLATQPGQNLEQSIQAAPQQMEDDVKFAELVGTTIANLRQSRRLERRQSAMRHFFAPVVMDALARGDSDEALRPREANLSVMFCDLRGFSRRSERDSGQLLKLLENVSDALGVMTRHILGMDGVIGDFHGDAAMGFWGWPLEQSDAVLRAMIAATRIREEYAAQGADGFRCGIGLASGAAVAGRIGTVDQVKVTAFGPVVNLASRLEGMTKAFGAAIIVDEVFAQSLHDQLNDDTAIAALGLSFSGENIVRPRLRRLARVRPAGFASVLEISELLSSPSQSEQVLTDQNIADYESGLDAMVVGDWESAMVHLHQLPPWDRPKDVLIATMLGHNRVPPATWDGVIELPK; encoded by the coding sequence ATGCCTGATTTGATTGCCCAAGGACCGTCCCCTCAAGATCGCTGGCGTCGCGAGATTCCGTCGCCGACGTCGCGCGTGCCGGTGGTGATCGGTCGTTCTGGCGCGGATTGGGAGGTCCCATGGGATTCACAAATCTCCCGTCAGCACATACGGATTATTCCGCAGCCGTCCGATCGTCTAGAAGTCGTTTGCTTGCCCACGGCTCGCAATCCGGTGTTTCATGGCGGCAGCGCCACGCGGCGATTCACGCTTGTGCCCGGAGACCACTTTGTCATCGGCCAAACCACGTTCACCTTGGCCAATCGACCCGGTGCCAGCGAAATGCGGCACGTCGGCGAGATGACCGAGCACGCGTTTGATCACGCGGCGTTGCAACGTCGGCATTTTCGCGACGCGTCGACTCGAATCGACATGCTGAGCCGACTGCCCGATCTGATCACCAGCAGCGGCAGCGATCAAGAACTGTTGGTTCGAGTGACGAGCGTGTTGCTGCAAGCCACACCGGCGGCGTCCGCGGTCGCGATCGTATGTTGCCCAGAGGCGGGTTCATGGGGGGGGCAGCGGTCGGGTCACTCCACGGGCGGGCAACCGGTCAGAGAACCGGGAGGGGCGATCGAGGTTCTGCACTACGACAGTCGAGTGGTCACCAATCAGTCGACACCCGTGAGTGGCAAGCTCGTTCGTGATGCGATCAAGAAACGAGAGAGTGTTTTGAACATTTGGGCTTCGGGGAAAGGTGCCCCAGACGGTTTCACTGCAAGCGAAGACGTGGATTGGGCCTTTTGTGTTCCGCTACGGACGGAAGCATGTCCAGGCTGGGCGCTGTACGTCACCGGCCAACTGGCGACGCAACCGGGACAGAATCTGGAGCAGTCAATTCAAGCCGCACCGCAACAGATGGAGGACGACGTCAAGTTCGCCGAACTGGTGGGAACAACGATCGCGAATTTGAGACAGAGCAGGCGTCTGGAACGTAGGCAGTCGGCGATGCGTCATTTCTTTGCGCCCGTTGTCATGGACGCGTTGGCACGCGGAGATAGTGACGAAGCCTTGCGGCCGCGTGAAGCCAATCTGTCGGTAATGTTCTGTGACTTGCGAGGTTTTTCCCGACGTAGCGAGCGTGACTCGGGGCAGTTGCTGAAACTCTTGGAGAACGTCAGCGACGCCCTGGGAGTCATGACGCGTCACATCCTGGGCATGGACGGCGTCATCGGTGACTTTCACGGAGATGCCGCGATGGGATTTTGGGGCTGGCCTCTGGAGCAGTCCGATGCCGTGTTGCGAGCGATGATCGCGGCGACACGGATACGGGAAGAGTACGCCGCGCAAGGTGCCGACGGATTTCGATGCGGCATCGGCCTCGCCTCGGGAGCAGCCGTCGCCGGACGAATCGGCACGGTGGATCAAGTCAAGGTCACCGCGTTCGGGCCGGTGGTCAATTTGGCCAGCCGGTTGGAGGGGATGACCAAAGCGTTTGGTGCGGCGATCATCGTCGACGAAGTCTTTGCGCAATCGCTACATGATCAACTCAACGACGACACCGCCATCGCTGCGCTGGGATTGAGTTTTTCGGGTGAGAACATTGTGCGTCCCCGACTGCGGCGATTGGCCCGGGTGCGTCCGGCCGGTTTTGCGTCCGTCCTGGAGATCAGCGAACTGTTGTCGTCCCCCAGTCAAAGCGAGCAGGTGCTGACGGACCAAAACATTGCGGATTACGAAAGTGGGTTGGATGCCATGGTTGTGGGCGACTGGGAAAGTGCCATGGTTCACTTGCATCAGTTGCCACCGTGGGATCGCCCCAAGGATGTCTTGATCGCAACCATGCTGGGACACAATCGCGTGCCGCCCGCGACCTGGGACGGCGTGATCGAATTGCCAAAGTGA
- a CDS encoding PQQ-binding-like beta-propeller repeat protein has protein sequence MKNPVTTVQALLRLFLPHLLPPQLKLARLKLARLMLVRLMFCSMVASATVSPMTLVAEDTDRTTAQQWPTFRGPHGNGIAGEAKLPAVIDESTVRWQTPIHGKGWSSPVVWGNEIWLTTATPDGKTMSVICVARDSGKILHDVVVKQNAEPAFCHPMNSYASPTPVVTAEHVFVHFGSYLTACLNKSDASMVWQRLDLSCDHHRGPASSPILYDGKLYIAYDGFDQQYVVALDAATGATVWRRDRDIDYGTDNGDLMKAYCTGHVIRVDGVEQLVYPSAVATIAYDPKTGEELWKVYHGGMNASARPIYSDGLIFLTNGMGSMVAVQSGGHGDVTETGIVWDSKKSVAKKSSPMVVDGLLYMISDDGVATCRDAKTGEIHWQERLNGEYAASPILADHRIYFFSREGDILSIAPGVEYKVLGEGKLGDGFMASPAVVGNEMILRSKSMLYCVSAKSAD, from the coding sequence GTGAAGAATCCTGTCACGACCGTCCAAGCTCTGCTCCGATTGTTTCTGCCCCATTTGTTGCCGCCCCAATTGAAGCTGGCCCGTTTGAAGCTGGCCCGTTTGATGCTGGTCCGTTTGATGTTTTGTTCGATGGTGGCATCGGCAACGGTGTCGCCCATGACGTTGGTTGCCGAAGACACGGATCGGACGACCGCTCAGCAGTGGCCCACGTTTCGCGGACCGCACGGCAATGGCATCGCCGGCGAGGCAAAGTTGCCTGCCGTGATTGACGAATCGACGGTTCGCTGGCAGACACCGATCCACGGCAAGGGTTGGTCGTCTCCGGTGGTGTGGGGCAATGAAATCTGGCTGACGACGGCAACGCCCGATGGCAAGACGATGTCAGTGATCTGTGTGGCGCGTGACAGCGGCAAGATTCTGCACGATGTGGTGGTCAAACAGAACGCGGAACCTGCGTTCTGTCACCCGATGAACAGTTACGCGTCACCTACACCGGTCGTCACAGCGGAGCATGTCTTCGTGCATTTCGGTTCTTACCTGACGGCTTGCCTGAACAAGTCCGATGCGTCGATGGTTTGGCAACGACTCGATTTGTCGTGTGACCACCATCGTGGACCAGCGTCCTCGCCGATTCTGTATGACGGCAAGCTGTACATTGCCTATGACGGGTTTGACCAGCAATACGTTGTGGCGTTGGATGCCGCGACGGGAGCGACCGTTTGGCGTCGGGACCGCGACATTGATTATGGCACTGACAACGGTGACCTGATGAAAGCGTACTGTACCGGGCACGTCATCCGCGTGGACGGGGTGGAGCAATTGGTTTATCCCAGTGCAGTGGCGACCATCGCCTACGATCCGAAGACCGGCGAAGAGCTTTGGAAAGTTTACCATGGCGGAATGAACGCTTCGGCGCGCCCCATCTACTCCGACGGTTTGATCTTTTTGACCAACGGCATGGGCTCAATGGTTGCGGTGCAAAGCGGTGGCCATGGAGACGTAACAGAGACCGGCATCGTCTGGGACTCAAAGAAAAGTGTCGCCAAGAAATCGTCGCCCATGGTCGTCGATGGTTTGCTGTACATGATCAGCGACGACGGTGTGGCCACGTGCCGCGACGCCAAGACGGGCGAAATCCATTGGCAGGAGCGACTCAACGGGGAATATGCCGCTTCGCCGATCCTTGCCGATCACAGAATTTATTTCTTCAGTCGAGAAGGAGACATTTTGTCGATCGCCCCTGGAGTCGAGTACAAGGTGCTCGGCGAGGGCAAGCTCGGTGATGGATTCATGGCCTCACCCGCCGTTGTTGGCAATGAGATGATTTTGCGAAGCAAGTCAATGCTGTACTGCGTTTCCGCAAAGTCCGCTGATTAG